The Dyadobacter sandarakinus DNA window TCGGTACTTGCTCATGGCAAAACACTGGCAGTAGCATCTACGGGCGGCCTTGCCTATGTATTGGAAAGCCGCATTAGGCCCGAGGATGGTGTTGCCGAATACAAGGATGTTGCCAAAGAATTTCCCGCAGGAGAAAAATTGTTTGTCGTAGATGTCAGTAATCCGGCAGCGCCCAAAGCCAAGTTCGGGTTTCCTGTCGGAAAAAAGCCGCTGGCAATTGATGTGAATAAAAATGAGCTCATCCTGTCCACTTCGGATGCCGGCAAGGAGCTGGTTTTCATTGAAGCTGCACCCGACGGAAAACCTTCAAGATTCCTGAATCTGCCCGCAGGCATTGACTCTTCCAGCAGGATCATTGACGTCACCTGGCATCCGTCGGGTGATTACATTGCATTTACTCTGGATAATTCCAGGGAAGTCGGCTTGTACAAGGTAATCCGGGAGGCAGGCAAGCTGAAAAACGTGGAGCTGGTGGGAAAGCCAGTGAAAGTGGGCAGTGAACCGGGATTTGGCCGCTTTTCACCTGATGGAAAACACTACTTTGTACTGGATACCAAAGCTCAGTCAGGCAAAAATGTCGGTCCGGCGGATGTCTACGTAGTGGATTTTTCAATGGATGGGGCAGTGGAGCACAAAGTAAGTGCTCCGGCAGCAGCGGGCCTGAATGCCGGCGCATTTGCATTGAGTCCCGATGGAGGGCTGCTGGTAACTGTCAATGCAGGTAAAAGCAGTGCTGCATGGTCGGAAGCAGGTGCCGGTACCGGGGCATCACTGACGTTGTTTAAAGTAGGCAAAATGGACGGAGCCCTCTCCAAAGTGGCTGACTATCCGTTTGAAGGTATTTATCCTCAGGGCATTGCATTCGATAAAGATGGCAGCAACCTGGCCGTATCCGTTTTTGAGTATATGGAATACGGGAATGGAAACGGCGGCGTGGAGTTCTGGACGGTGACGAAGGGTGAAACTCCCGCGCTGAAACGCCAGGGCGCCAGAGTAAGTGTGGGAAAAGGTGCGCATACGCTGCGCATCATACCATGACATTTCTGAGCATATCAGCAGGGACAGGTTGCCGGCAGCCTGTCCCTGTTTGCTTTTTGAGGTAATTCAAATATTCGAAATCGCTGTGTTTTTAGTACTTTTGCGGTTCATTCATTAAAAGGAATTAAGATGATTACGGTTCAGAACGTATCGCTGCGGTACGGCAAAAGAGTGTTATTTGATGAAGTAAACATAAAATTTGTCCCCGGTAACTGTTATGGCGTGATCGGTGCGAATGGGGCGGGGAAGTCCACTTTTCTGAAAATCCTTTCGGGCGAAATTGAGCCACAGACCGGCCTGGTTTCCATGAACCCGGGTGAAAGGATGACATTTTTGAGGCAGGATCAATTTCAGTTTGACGCATATTCCGTAATGGATACCGTGATTTTAGGGCATGAGCGCCTGTACAAAATCATGAAAGAGCGTGAAGCAATATATGAGAAAGTGGATTTTACGGATGCCGACGGCGAAAAAGCGGCAGAACTGGAAGCCGAGTTTGCTGATCTCAACGGTTGGGAGGCCGAAACGGAAGCTGCCCAGCTTTTAAGTGGGTTGGGCCTGCCCGAAAGCCAGCACCATGCAGCTATGGCCGACCTGAATGCCAACGATAAAGTACGCGTGCTGCTTGCACAGGCATTGTTTGGTAATCCCGACGTGCTGCTGCTGGATGAACCTACCAACAACCTGGACGTTGAAACCGTGCTCTGGCTTGAAAACTTCCTGGCTGATTTTAAAAATACAGTGATTGTGGTAAGCCACGACCGTCACTTCCTGGATCAGGTTTGTACGCACGTGGTCGACATTGATTTCAGCAAGGTGCAGCTTTTTTCGGGTAACTATACTTTCTGGTACGAGTCGAGCCAGCTGGCTTTAAAGCAGCGCCAGGACGCCAACAAGAAATCGGACGAAAAGCGCAAGGAGCTTGAAGAATTTATCCGCCGTTTCAGCGCAAATGCATCCAAGTCAAAGCAGGCGACTTCCCGTCAGAAGTTGCTTGAAAAACTGACTGTGGACGATATCAAGCCGTCTTCGCGTAAATATCCTTATATCGCATTCAAGTCCGAGCGCGAAGTAGGGGACCAGCTCCTGCGGGTCGAAGGTTTGTCCAAGAAAGCCGAGGATGGTACTCCACTTTTCAGTAACCTGAGCTTTAATGTTAACAAAGGCGATAAAATTGCGTTTGTGAGCCGCAATGTGCTGGCAGTAAGTACCTTCTTTGACATCATTACCGAAGGTCAGAAGGCTGATAAAGGTGATTATACCTGGGGAGTTACCATCACGAAATCGTACTTTCCGAAGGATCCTACGCCCTTTTTCGACGTAGACCTGAACCTGGTGGACTGGCTGCGGCAGTACTCGGAAGAAAAGGACGAAAGCTTTATCCGGGGATTTCTGGGACGGATGCTTTTCTCAGGAGAAGAGTCGCTCAAAAAAGCGAAAGTATTGTCGGGAGGTGAAAAAGTGCGTTGTATGCTGTCGCGGACGATGCTGTCGGGAGCCAATGCATTGGTGCTGGACGATCCTACTAATCACCTTGACCTTGAATCCATTACAGCCCTGAACAACGGACTTATCGACTTTCCCGGCTGTTTGCTGTTTTACTCCCATGACCACCAGTTTGTTCATACCATTGCCAATCGAATTATTGAGATCGGACCCAAAGGTGTTCTGGATAAACTGATGACGTATGATGATTTCCTGAAAGACGAAACAGTGAAGCAGCAGCGGCAAAAGCTGTATTGATTTTTTAACTTTGCTTACATAAAAAATGGCCTGCAACTTGAAAATTGCAGGCCATTTTTATTGATCCCTCATTTCAGGAATCGTAGCTCACGCCATATTGTTTGAGCACATCGTCCGGTACACCTTCCCAAACATTGGGTGTATTACCTTTATACCCGATATCTTCAATCCCCATTTTAGAAGTGTAAAAACCCGAAGCCGTCAGGTTCCGCATGAGGTTGAAAAATGCAACGCCCTGGCTGTAAATGGGTTTTGCTTTTTCGGGATAAGCGATGTCATCCACAATCTGCAGTTGCTGGGCTTTGGTGCAAAGGGTGAATATTTTCCCAAACCGTTTTCCTGACTCTCTGTCCAGCCATTTCAATCCGCCACGAAGCGGAGTTTGATGCTGGGGCATGTCTTTGACGATGAACTCGATAAACTCGGGTACGCCCGCCTGGCTGGCACTGCCCGACTTGTCATCTGCCGGAATAATGATATCGCTCAGTACCTTGATGGTCGCAAGCTCTGCCACGGTCAGAAATTTCTCTTTGATCAGCTTTGCATCCCGGATTGCCTCATCTTTGGTGCGGCCTCCCGGAATTTTAAGCGGAGTTTCCGGCGGATTCGCCGTGTCCAGCTCGCGCTGTTCAGCCAGCGACACTTGCGGGTTCAATGCGCTGATCCCCAGTGAGCTGAGCGTTAAAGCTCTTAATGAATCTCTGCGTTTCATATATGTTGAATGTTGAAACAGGGTTCGTTAAACTAGATGTTCTTTTGCTTGACCTGGTTGATAATGTACTCCGAAGTCCGCATGGACAATGCAAGGATCGTCCAGGTCGGGTTTTTGTCGGCTTGTGATACGAAGGATGCACCATCGACCACGAATACGTTTTTGGCATCATGAGCCTGTGAAAACTTGTTCAATGCAGCGGTTTTCGGATCATCACCCATACGTGCCGTACCTACCTCGTGGATAATCCTGCCCGGGGCCGCAATGCCGTAGTTGGAATCTGCACCCGGTTTGCTGCCGGTAGCAACTCCGCCCAGCGCATGAATGATCTCTTCAAAAGTATCATGCATGTGTTTGGCCTGCTTGATCTCGTAATCTGCCCATTTGTAGTGGAACCTCAGTACCGGAATACCGTATTTATCAACCACATTAGGGTCTATTTCACAGTAGTTATCAAAGTTTGGCACCGCCTCGCCGCGGCCGGCCATCCCTACATATGCTCCGTAAAAACGCCTGTAATCCTCTTTCAGAGAGGCACCATAGCCACCGGCCGGTTTCATCACACCTGCTGCGGTCGGGTATTTTCCATTCATACCTTCAATACCCGCACCGAAGCCGTAGCTTGGCATACCCATACCTCCGCCGTACTCAATGTGGTAACCTCTCGGGAAGTCGAGTTTCTTATTATCAAGCCACCACGGTGTGTACACGTGCATACCGCCTACACCATCCTCATTGTAGCGTTTGCGATCCATCAGGTGGGGCAGGAATGCTCCCCGTGATGCGCCGGTTGAATCGTGCAGGTAGTGACCTACTACGCCGCTGGAGTTGGCCAGACCATTGGCGTGGCGCTCCGATTTTGAGTTCAGTAAAAGACGCGCAGTCTCGCCCGCACTGGCTGCAAGTACTACCACCTTGGCTTTTACAGTATGTTCCGTCAGCTTCTCGCGATCCACGTAGGATACGCCCGTAGCAAGCCCGGTAGAAGGATCCGTGAGTACTTCGCGTGCCATCGCATTGTTGATCAGCGTAACATTGCCTGTTTTGATCGCCGGAATACACAATACGGACGAAGCCGAAAAGTCGGCATAGGCCTGACATGCACGGGAGCACTGGCTGCAATAAAAACAAACCCCACGCTGATCGTTGATAGGTTTGGTGAGAATGGAAAGGCGGGACGGAATCACCGGGATGTTCACCTTTTTACCCGCCTGCTTTAAAAAGAGCTCGTGCAGACGTGGCTTGGGCGGAGGCAGAAAAATACCATCCGGCTCATTATCCATGTTTTCCACAGTCCCGAAAACGCCGATCAGCTTGTCTACCTGGTCATAGTATGGCTTAACATCGTCATATCCGATCGGCCAGTCGTCACCGAGGCCGTCAATGCTTTTTCTTTTGAAATCTTTCGGTCCGAAACGCAGCGAAATGCGGCCCCAGTGGTTGGTACGGCCGCCAAGCATCCTCGACCTGAACCAGTCAAACTGTGTTCCGTTTTTATGTGTGTACGGTTCACCATCTATCTCCCAACCTCCCCATGCCGCATCGAAGTCACCAAAAGGCCGGTGGTTGGAAGCTCCGCGCCGTGGAGATTCCCAGGGCCATTTCAACTGTGTGATGTATTTGGGATCGGCAGGGTCAAAATATCCACCTGCTTCCAGCAGGGCCACCTTGGCACCAGCCTTCGCAAGTTGATACGCTGCCATTCCTCCTCCCGCTCCTGATCCTATGATGCAGACATCATACACGGTAGGTTGTTCTTTGATTTGAAACATAGTAAAGGGACAGTTTAGAAAATGCTATTTATTCATTAAATATAACCACCGATCGGGTACTACATGCGTGAGAGCGTATTTTTGATGTTTATTTAAAACGAATCTAAATGAATACTGCTCGGCGCGTAAGCATTGTAAATACTTGAAAAATACAAATCAGTGTTTCAAGGTTTGGGAGGCATTCATTTCCTTCTTTACCGCAAATGCATGCACGGGTTTACCTGAATGAATGTATTTTTGTATCTAAAAAAACAGGAAACTTGGCTACAATTAGCAATGATATCGGGCTTGCAAAAGCATTTTTGGTCCGCGGGGAGCTGGTGGCAATTCCTACCGAAACCGTGTATGGACTGGCTGGCAATGCACTCGACGAGCAGGCTGTCCTCTCCATTTTTGAAGTAAAAAACCGCCCGTCTTTTGATCCCCTGATTATTCATACGGACTCACTTGAAAAGGTGCACCAATATGTTTCGGAGATTCCGGAGGCTGCGCTCGCACTTGCGCAGCGCTTTTGGCCCGGGCCTCTCACGCTGCTTTTACCCAAAAAATCCATTGTTCCCGACCTCGTAACCTCAGGCCTTGACCGCGTTGCAGTTCGGATTCCGCAGCATGGCCTGCTGCTGGACCTGCTGAAAGAACTGGATTTTCCCCTTGCTGCTCCAAGCGCCAACCCTTTCGGATATATCAGTCCTACTACCGCGGCCCATGTCAATGCACAGCTCGGCTCCCGCATCCCCTACATTCTCGACGGTGGAGCGAGCAGGGTAGGCATTGAGTCAACCATTGTTGGTTTTGAAGACGGACAAGCCACGGTGTACCGGCTGGGCGGTCTGGCTGTAGACGAAATCGAGAAGGTAATCGGTGCCGTGAACGTGACCGCCCATAGTTCGTCCAACCCGGCTGCGCCCGGCATGTTAAAAAGCCATTATGCTCCCAGAAAACCGCTTTTCCTGGGAAACAGGGAAAGTTTCACACCTGGGCACGGCGAATGTGGATATCTTCTTTTTGACCAATACCTGAACGATCGCGATACGAAGTACCAGCGGCTGCTGAGCCCCTCAGGAAATATGCACGAGGCGGCACATAACCTTTTTGCCTGCCTGCGGGAACTAGATGCCCTGGATATTGCAACGATTTATGCAGAGAAGGTACCTGTTGCAGGTCTTGGAGCTGCTATCAACGACCGGCTGCAGCGGGCTGCCGCGCCGCAGCATGATCAGGCAAAAAACTGAGGATGGAAATTCATCAGGAAAACTTCGTCTGTGGCGCGGGTTACGGCCGTGTACAGCCAGCGGACAAATTCGGTATTGATCTGCTCTTCCGGCAGGTAACCCTGGTCAATAAACACTGCGCTCCATTGCCCGCCCTGCGATTTGTGGCAGGTAAGTGCGTAGGCAAACTTGACCTGCAATGCATTCAGATACGGATCTTTGCGCAGGGCCTCAGCCCGCTCTTTTTTTGATTTGATATGAAAGTAATCCTCTTGCACGCTTTCATAAAGCTTCTTATTGTCTTCATTCGACATGGAAGGTGAGGCCGAATGGAGGGTGTCCAGGAAGATCTTGGCATCAAATTCGGGCTGCTTTTCGTAATCAGTCAGCCGCAGGGTTACGTCTGCAAAACGGAAACCATACATTTCCTGCGTTTTCCGGATTTTCAAAAGTTCTACAAAATCTCCGTTTGCAATAAAGCCGGCCGGCGAATCCTCATCAAGGATATTATAATTGTTGCGCACCACCATCAGGCGGTCACCGGCATCGAGTTCTTCTTCGGAAAAATGGATCATGCGCCGGACGTACTCGTTGTACTGGACAGCCGTACGGTTGGACCGCGTGAGAATAATGACATTTTCCTGCCCGAATTTATCATAAGTGTACCGGAGCCCTTCTTCGAGCTTGTCTCCCTTCATTTTGAAAACATCGGGGAACGAGCGGGTTTTGATGCTGATCACCGGGGGCTCGGCATTCAGCTGGTCCCGCAGCTGGGTTGCATTGAACAGGATCCCTGACAGTTCGTCCTGGCGCATGACCTCGCGCAGCTCTTCCTCAAACACAGACATATAGAATGTTCTTTCCATATAATCCTTGTCCAGGGCAGGACTGGTGTCCTTACCCACGGGAGGTAGCTGGGCCGTATCACCGACGAGCATCAGCTTGTTGCCGGGATTCTGAAAAACAAATTCCACCAGGTCAGCTAGCAGGCTGCGGTTTCCAAAATCGGCCTCATCGGTGATCATAGAAGCTTCATCCACGATAAAAAGAGTGTTATCGTGGTAATTCTTCTGCCGCTGAAATGCCAGGCTGCCGGTGTATGCGTCCGCTATCTGCTTGTAAATTTTCTTGTGGATGGTCAGCGCAGGTTTTTCCGAGTAGCCGGACATCACCTTGGCCGCGCGGCCGGTAGGAGCGAGGAGTACCGATTTGTAGCCAAAATTTTTCAGAACCTTGATCAGGGTACTGATGATCGTCGTTTTGCCGGTACCTGCATATCCTTTCAGCAAAAAACAATCGCGGTACCTTTCCAGACCTTTTTCTTCAAGCAGAAAATCATTGGTCTGCTCGAAAAAACGAAGCTGCCCCGCAGTCGGCCTGAAAGGGAAACGCTTTCGCAGGAGCTGGGAAGGCAGTAGTTTTTCGGTATCCATAAACGAAACTAATCCCGGATTTCGGAATATCAAAGTATGGTTTGACGAACAAAAATATAGCTGGATTTTATTGCATTTAAGTACGATTAATTTCTAAATTACCATGCTGTTTATTCCCAATCCCAAACTCCGGACATTATGCAAGTACAACATGTCATGGGCAAAAAGCCCATTAATGCCCTTTGGTCGGTTACGAGCTACAACACAGTCTTCGAAGCACTGGAACTGATGGCTGAAAAGAATATCGGTGCGGTGCTGGTGATTGAGGATGACGAGCTGATCGGGATATTTTCTGAGCGGGATTATGCCAGAAAAGTCGTGCTGCAGGGCCGTGCTTCGCGGGATACCATCATCGGCGATGTAATGACAAGCCGCGTGATCACGGTCGAAATTGACCAGAAGATTGAGGAATGTATGCAGATCATGTCGGACCGGCATATCCGGCACTTGCCCGTCAACCGCGGGGGAAAGCTGGTGGGTATCATTTCCATCAATGACATTGTATCTGCCATTATCAGCGAGCAGAAAGAGCACATCAACACCCTCGAAAGCTACATTGCAGGCGTGCCCTACGTCTGAGCATTTTCATTCTTTTTTCAGATTACGTCTTCAAACGGCCTTACCTTGCCTATTTTAGCGCATTGTTTATCTTTGCCGTTCGAAAAAAAAGCGCTTTGCAGATAGTTAACGAAGAGGTCAGGGGTTTGTACGGGGGCAAGGTACGGGTTCGCGTATGCGGTATCTGCATTGAAAATCA harbors:
- a CDS encoding gluconate 2-dehydrogenase subunit 3 family protein — translated: MKRRDSLRALTLSSLGISALNPQVSLAEQRELDTANPPETPLKIPGGRTKDEAIRDAKLIKEKFLTVAELATIKVLSDIIIPADDKSGSASQAGVPEFIEFIVKDMPQHQTPLRGGLKWLDRESGKRFGKIFTLCTKAQQLQIVDDIAYPEKAKPIYSQGVAFFNLMRNLTASGFYTSKMGIEDIGYKGNTPNVWEGVPDDVLKQYGVSYDS
- a CDS encoding CBS domain-containing protein encodes the protein MGKKPINALWSVTSYNTVFEALELMAEKNIGAVLVIEDDELIGIFSERDYARKVVLQGRASRDTIIGDVMTSRVITVEIDQKIEECMQIMSDRHIRHLPVNRGGKLVGIISINDIVSAIISEQKEHINTLESYIAGVPYV
- a CDS encoding GMC oxidoreductase, which produces MFQIKEQPTVYDVCIIGSGAGGGMAAYQLAKAGAKVALLEAGGYFDPADPKYITQLKWPWESPRRGASNHRPFGDFDAAWGGWEIDGEPYTHKNGTQFDWFRSRMLGGRTNHWGRISLRFGPKDFKRKSIDGLGDDWPIGYDDVKPYYDQVDKLIGVFGTVENMDNEPDGIFLPPPKPRLHELFLKQAGKKVNIPVIPSRLSILTKPINDQRGVCFYCSQCSRACQAYADFSASSVLCIPAIKTGNVTLINNAMAREVLTDPSTGLATGVSYVDREKLTEHTVKAKVVVLAASAGETARLLLNSKSERHANGLANSSGVVGHYLHDSTGASRGAFLPHLMDRKRYNEDGVGGMHVYTPWWLDNKKLDFPRGYHIEYGGGMGMPSYGFGAGIEGMNGKYPTAAGVMKPAGGYGASLKEDYRRFYGAYVGMAGRGEAVPNFDNYCEIDPNVVDKYGIPVLRFHYKWADYEIKQAKHMHDTFEEIIHALGGVATGSKPGADSNYGIAAPGRIIHEVGTARMGDDPKTAALNKFSQAHDAKNVFVVDGASFVSQADKNPTWTILALSMRTSEYIINQVKQKNI
- a CDS encoding L-threonylcarbamoyladenylate synthase; amino-acid sequence: MATISNDIGLAKAFLVRGELVAIPTETVYGLAGNALDEQAVLSIFEVKNRPSFDPLIIHTDSLEKVHQYVSEIPEAALALAQRFWPGPLTLLLPKKSIVPDLVTSGLDRVAVRIPQHGLLLDLLKELDFPLAAPSANPFGYISPTTAAHVNAQLGSRIPYILDGGASRVGIESTIVGFEDGQATVYRLGGLAVDEIEKVIGAVNVTAHSSSNPAAPGMLKSHYAPRKPLFLGNRESFTPGHGECGYLLFDQYLNDRDTKYQRLLSPSGNMHEAAHNLFACLRELDALDIATIYAEKVPVAGLGAAINDRLQRAAAPQHDQAKN
- a CDS encoding ATP-dependent DNA helicase, coding for MDTEKLLPSQLLRKRFPFRPTAGQLRFFEQTNDFLLEEKGLERYRDCFLLKGYAGTGKTTIISTLIKVLKNFGYKSVLLAPTGRAAKVMSGYSEKPALTIHKKIYKQIADAYTGSLAFQRQKNYHDNTLFIVDEASMITDEADFGNRSLLADLVEFVFQNPGNKLMLVGDTAQLPPVGKDTSPALDKDYMERTFYMSVFEEELREVMRQDELSGILFNATQLRDQLNAEPPVISIKTRSFPDVFKMKGDKLEEGLRYTYDKFGQENVIILTRSNRTAVQYNEYVRRMIHFSEEELDAGDRLMVVRNNYNILDEDSPAGFIANGDFVELLKIRKTQEMYGFRFADVTLRLTDYEKQPEFDAKIFLDTLHSASPSMSNEDNKKLYESVQEDYFHIKSKKERAEALRKDPYLNALQVKFAYALTCHKSQGGQWSAVFIDQGYLPEEQINTEFVRWLYTAVTRATDEVFLMNFHPQFFA
- a CDS encoding beta-propeller fold lactonase family protein codes for the protein MKKIALLACMAATGMFDAAAQTPITFNAKGLVVISDADMAASALVDGKLLRDNTAKDQLTAIKFPVERGSKGVGSALVSNSVLAHGKTLAVASTGGLAYVLESRIRPEDGVAEYKDVAKEFPAGEKLFVVDVSNPAAPKAKFGFPVGKKPLAIDVNKNELILSTSDAGKELVFIEAAPDGKPSRFLNLPAGIDSSSRIIDVTWHPSGDYIAFTLDNSREVGLYKVIREAGKLKNVELVGKPVKVGSEPGFGRFSPDGKHYFVLDTKAQSGKNVGPADVYVVDFSMDGAVEHKVSAPAAAGLNAGAFALSPDGGLLVTVNAGKSSAAWSEAGAGTGASLTLFKVGKMDGALSKVADYPFEGIYPQGIAFDKDGSNLAVSVFEYMEYGNGNGGVEFWTVTKGETPALKRQGARVSVGKGAHTLRIIP
- a CDS encoding ABC-F family ATP-binding cassette domain-containing protein — protein: MITVQNVSLRYGKRVLFDEVNIKFVPGNCYGVIGANGAGKSTFLKILSGEIEPQTGLVSMNPGERMTFLRQDQFQFDAYSVMDTVILGHERLYKIMKEREAIYEKVDFTDADGEKAAELEAEFADLNGWEAETEAAQLLSGLGLPESQHHAAMADLNANDKVRVLLAQALFGNPDVLLLDEPTNNLDVETVLWLENFLADFKNTVIVVSHDRHFLDQVCTHVVDIDFSKVQLFSGNYTFWYESSQLALKQRQDANKKSDEKRKELEEFIRRFSANASKSKQATSRQKLLEKLTVDDIKPSSRKYPYIAFKSEREVGDQLLRVEGLSKKAEDGTPLFSNLSFNVNKGDKIAFVSRNVLAVSTFFDIITEGQKADKGDYTWGVTITKSYFPKDPTPFFDVDLNLVDWLRQYSEEKDESFIRGFLGRMLFSGEESLKKAKVLSGGEKVRCMLSRTMLSGANALVLDDPTNHLDLESITALNNGLIDFPGCLLFYSHDHQFVHTIANRIIEIGPKGVLDKLMTYDDFLKDETVKQQRQKLY